Within the Nicotiana tabacum cultivar K326 chromosome 11, ASM71507v2, whole genome shotgun sequence genome, the region AAGCATACATTAGATTATGCTTATCGTAAGGCAAGAGTGGATTAAATTTCAATAAGATCCACGCACTCGTAGTGTGAAATCTGAAGGAGTTTTATATTGCATTTCGATTAAATATATATTGTTCTTGGTTCCATTTTACTTAATATTTTGGTGGTTTTCTCAATTGTTTATTCGTCATTAGCTTGTTTTGCTTTCTTCATGTGGATGTTAATTTGCACTCCAGTGACTATATATGAAGTGTGAAAGGGGGAGGCAAATGAATCTCAAGATAACTATTGCTGGAATTTATTGAATCTGTTCTTCCAATTTTTGCATGCACTATTCAAGCGTCGTCCTTTCTTCATTGAATCTCATGATATACAAGAAAATTAGTTTCCTGTTAAATAGTTTGCCAATATTTTTTATCAAATGTGGAGGATCTTGATTTCTATAGTAATTTCACTTTGATcagtttttgttaaaaattgcttgatcagaaagaaaaaaaacaaagaacaaATTAAGTGCTACAGAACCAACAATCTGAGTTTGAGCAAACTAGTCAAATTGTTTATTACTCCTAGCTAATGCATGTTCTATTCAAATTTCTTATAACCTGAGCCAAAAAAAAAGTCCggtacactaagctcccgctatgcgcggagtccggggaagggctggaccacaagggtctattgtacgcagtcttaccctgcatttctgtaaGAGGCTGTTtacacggcttgaacccgtgacctcctggtcacatggcagcaactttacccgTAGTTTGAAAAGAAACAGAAACAGAagtttgaaagatttatattctACGTTTGATCATACAATTGGAATGTAATACTGATAATTTTTTCTTGAATATGCAGGCTATACATTTGAGTGAGATGATGAATTCTTTCTCACAAGTTCCTCCAGGTTTCAGATTTCACCCAACTGATGAAGAACTCGTCGATTATTACCTTAGGAAGAAAATCACCTCAAGAaggattgatgttgatgttattaAAGACATCGATCTCTACAAAATTGAGCCATGGGATCTTCAAGGTacaaccatatatatatatatatatgaaaccGTAGATATGTCAAAAAAGTATGAATTACATGTATTTCTAATGACATAAAGGTATGATATCACTCACAAATATAATGAAATTATCAACAGAATTATGCAGAATGGGCACAGAAGAACAAAGTGACTGGTACTTCTTCAGCCACAAAGATAAAAAATATCCAACAGGGACAAGAACAAATAGAGCAACAGCAGCAGGATTCTGGAAAGCAACAGGAAGGGACAAGGCTATTTATTCTAAGCACGACTTGATTGGCATGAGGAAGACCTTAGTTTATTATAAAGGGAGGGCTCCAAATGGACAAAAATCTGACTTTATTATGCATGAATACCGACTTGAGACTGATCCAAATGGTGCTCCTCAGGCAAGTTCCCTTTAAATCAACTCCATATAGTTAAACGGATTAAAGTTATAACAATTTACCTAATTAGTGTAGTTAATCTGTGATAGTAAATTAGTTACTGTTTTTACTAAGTTATCAATTAATATGCTTTACATAGGGATTTACTTGTAATTATTATAAATGACATGATTATGTAAGGGATTGTTTGGCAGGATGCATTAaagaaaataatgcatgcattagcttttgATATTACTAATCTCTTGTttgatactccctccgttccaattaaCGCGAACttatttgactgggcacagagtttaagaaaaaatgaaaactttttgaatttttagtcctaaacaagtcaaaagggGGTCCAGAGTAtgtgtgtggttataaaaacttctcattaagggtaaaattggaagtttaagctaaatagtttccaaatttagaaaagggtcattcttttttaaaacggaccaaaaaggaaataggttcacataaactggaacggaggaaGCACATTTTTTCAACCTATCTGttactaatgcaagtattagttatacaacctatttggtattatcctatgtataactaatacataacAAACCATGGTATAgcaataccaaggctattaatgcatgcattgttaaagataaaattatccttaaagtccctAAAAACTATGTACAGAATATGGAAGGCATTTTTGTAATAACTACATTTCTTATAAATTATGCAATACATTTTAATTTGTATACATCACACCAAACAGTGGATAAGAAGTAATCTCTGCATAACTAGTGCTTGCATTATTAACGCATGCATTACTAATGCACCTTATTTagcactattcttatacaccctaccaaacgatcCTAAGTGTTTTTATCGCGTAAGTACATAAAATTTTAAGGACTTAAGTTTTAACAATGTATGGTGTGCTTAGTGTGTGACTCGTTGGTATAGTTTAACATGTGAGTATAGTTTAACCTCTTTATAGCACGTTAGTTGTCATTATAGTCAAATTACTAATCAAATGCTTATCTACTACAATAGGAAGAAGGATGGGTTATATGTAGAGTGTTCAAGAAGAAAATAGCAGCTATTAGGATGGATACTAGTGAACATGGCTCACCAATTTGGTACGATGATCAACTTTCATTCATGCCTGACAATATGGACTCCCCCAAGCCACAGTACCCTCCCTCTAATACCTTCACTAACTATAACCATCACTATCCTAATAATTACCCTAATTGCAAGAAGGAACTCGATAATTTGCACTACCAAATCTCacctcatcatcaaaatcagCAATTTCTTCAGCTTCCTCTTTTAGAAATTAATTCTAAACTTCTAGCAGCAGCACCTCCTGGAATAAGTTGCAGCTCAATGCCAATGCCAATATTTGGCATTAATGTTAATCAAGAACATATGCATCCTACGTTTGGAAACAACGTTAATAGAGGTTGTACTAATGACCAAGTTGAGGATCAAGTGACCGATTGGCGAGTTCTCGACAAATTTGTAGCTTCTCAACTTAGTCAAGAAGAGGAGAATAACTATTCAAATGCAGCAAATGCTCGGGGCGACGACTCAAATTTGATGGTCAATAATTTGGACAAGCAAGAACTGGCTCCAGAAAATACCTCCACGGCATCCTCCAGTTCTCAAATTGATTTGTGGAAGTGAGGTGAAATACACCTAAGTGACGGTATATATACTCATTATTAAAGAAAGTACAGTACTTCATTGATTGAAAAATATCTGAAGATTATGTGTACATAATAAATGTATAGAAACTGTACGACATTTCTAATTGTATTAAGTTAAGATGACGATTAACTGATAGTGATGGATGAAGCTATAGGTCTATCATGCAGCTGGCTGTCGCTGTATGGAGTTGTAATTTGCAGCATTGACATTGTGTAAAGCATGGCTATCTTTGTTATGGTGTCATAGCCATTGCTTTGTTTATATAGTATAACCCTGCGGATTATTTCCTTGTTTAAATGTTATTAAGTGATATTATAGTAAtaattataacatgtactttccTTTTATTTATAGGAATTGTTAGTTTGAGTGCCCTTATGAATTTactaaagaacttggttctttgCCGTACTCCTTAGACGTGAAGTAAAATAAGCAGTAAAGTAAAAAACATTGATTTTACCTGGAAAattacccggctcaaaaggtgcatAAATCAAGATTTATTGCGTAGGAGTTTCAACTTCAACTCCACTAGAACAATGAGCCA harbors:
- the LOC107784488 gene encoding NAC domain-containing protein 7-like, which encodes MMNSFSQVPPGFRFHPTDEELVDYYLRKKITSRRIDVDVIKDIDLYKIEPWDLQELCRMGTEEQSDWYFFSHKDKKYPTGTRTNRATAAGFWKATGRDKAIYSKHDLIGMRKTLVYYKGRAPNGQKSDFIMHEYRLETDPNGAPQAKGWVICRVFKKKIAAIRMDTSEHGSPIWYDDQLSFMPDNMDSPKPQYPPSNTFTNYNHHYPNNYPNCKKELDNLHYQISPHHQNQQFLQLPLLEINSKLLAAAPPGISCSSMPMPIFGINVNQEHMHPTFGNNVNRGCTNDQVEDQVTDWRVLDKFVASQLSQEEENNYSNAANARGDDSNLMVNNLDKQELAPENTSTASSSSQIDLWK